TGCTGACAAGATTTTCTACAAAGACCCAATCTGATCTGTGAAGTTAGAGCAATGATTTACCCTATTGCTTTAGTGCAAGCCATTGCGTTGCAGGTGGGTTTTGGGTGGAGTTTCTTGCGCGTTGCGTTTAGGAGCTAGCTGCAAGCTTGCCAGCAAAACAAAACCCCCTCTTGATGAGGGGGTTGTTTGGCAGCTTGGTTGGTTCAGCTCAGCCAAGTGTGCTGAAACCGAACCTTGCTGTTTGGTTTTGTTTTGAGAGGAACTCAGCCGATGGCAGGAGCTTGCAGAGCCACGGGTGTGGATTCAGCTGCGGCCAGGTCGAGAGGGAAGTTGTGAGCGTTGCGCTCGTGCATTACTTCCATGCCCAGGTTGGCGCGGTTCAGAACGTCAGCCCAGGTGTTCAGGACGCGGCCCTGACCATCGAGGATGGACTGGTTGAAGTTGAAACCGTTCAGGTTGAAAGCCATGGTGCTCACGCCGAGAGCGGTGAACCAGATGCCTACAACCGGCCAGGCAGCTAGGAAGAAGTGCAGGCTGCGGCTGTTGTTGAAAGAGGCGTACTGGAAGATCAGACGACCGAAGTAACCGTGGGCGGCCACGATGTTGTAGGTCTCTTCTTCCTGGCCGAACTTATAGCCATAGTTCTGAGACTCGGTCTCAGTGGTCTCACGCACCAGCGAGGAGGTCACCAGAGAACCGTGCATGGCAGAGAACAGGCTGCCGCCAAATACACCGGCTACACCCATCATGTGGAAGGGGTGCATGAGGATGCTGTGCTCAGCCTGGAATACCAGCATGAAGTTGAAGGTGCCGGAGATGCCGAGAGGCATGCCATCTGAGAAGGAACCCTGACCGAAGGGATACACCAGGAAAACGGCGGAGGCAGCAGCCACAGGGGCGCTGTAAGCAACGCAGATCCAGGGGCGCATGCCGAGGCGGTAGGAGAGCTCCCACTCGCGTCCCATGTAGCAGAAGATGCCGATCAGGAAGTGGAAGACGACGAGCTGGTAGGGACCGCCGTTGTACAGCCACTCATCGAGGGAGGCAGCTTCCCAGATGGGGTAGAAGTGCAGGCCGATGGCGTTGGATGAAGGCACAACAGCACCGGAGATGATGTTGTTGCCGTAGATCAAAGAGCCGGCGACAGGCTCGCGGATACCGTCGATATCGACCGGTGGAGCGGCGATGAAGGCGACGATGAAGCAGGTGGTGGCAGCCAGGAGGGTGGGGATCATCAGCACACCGAACCAGCCTACGTAGAGGCGGTTGTTGGTGGAGGTGACCCACTCGCAGAATTGCTGCCAGCCATTAGCGCCGGAGCGCTGTTGGATGGTTGTGGTCATGAAGACGTAGAAGAAGGTCCCGCTTGGGGACGGTTAAGGAAGGGCAGGGGTGCCCTGCCTGGTCGGGACTGTAACGGAAGATTGCGGCTCACGCGTCTCTCTTTATTAAGGCTTTGTGAAGAATTAGCCGCACTAGCGGCTAGAAACAGGTCTGTGAGTGCCGTCATTAATTTCTCTGCTTAAGTATCTAGGAAGTGTTTCTAAATACTTAAAAGCAGTTCTACTAAAAGTTTAATGCTTGTGCCTATATCCCTTGTCTGGAAACGCAAGAGCGATCATCTAGCTGAAAAAAGTGCGGGTCGTGAATCTAATATTTAGGTTTCTTCTTACTAGCAGTTTTCACGGTTTTAAGCTCTGCAACTGCACTGTAAAAAGCCGAAATAATTTAGTTTAATAGGGTTAGGTTAGCCAGCAAATGGCAAAATCTGGATTTTTGAAGACTGGACGACATGGCCAAGAGCTCAGTACGAATGGAAAGATCTTTATGCCGCCCGAAAAAGGTGAAAAACCCCCCGGCAGGTAAAACTTCTGCCGGGGGGTTCTCTGGAAACCTAGAAGAACTAGATCTCGCACTGAAACTGGTGCAAGATAATTAAAAGGTATCCAGGCAGTCAGGTCAACCCCCTCGCTAACTACAAGCAAACTGCCATGGTAGTCTCACTTAGCCCTCTCGCCAGCCTTTGCCTAGGAGCAGTACGCGGCTGGGTCCGCGTTGCCCGCTGTCGCAAGGGTGGCCAAATTGACAGGTACGGCGTTGCTTGGACAAGGCTGCCGGCCAGCGAGCTGCGCGATCAGCTTGCAAAGGAATTCCAGGTACGGGTAAGCACCCGATCGGTGCAGCGTGCGCTGAAGGAATTGGCCGAGGCGAACCAAGTACGTCGTGAACAACGCTGGAAGCACCGGTACAAGAGAGACTACTGGTACACCCTGCCAGCTGGTCAAGAGGATGCCGACATGACCACGCCACGCACGATTTCAGGTGTCCGACGTCAGTCGCAACAACGCAAC
Above is a window of cyanobiont of Ornithocercus magnificus DNA encoding:
- a CDS encoding ArsR family transcriptional regulator — protein: MVVSLSPLASLCLGAVRGWVRVARCRKGGQIDRYGVAWTRLPASELRDQLAKEFQVRVSTRSVQRALKELAEANQVRREQRWKHRYKRDYWYTLPAGQEDADMTTPRTISGVRRQSQQRNNPVPIEATKKGVHFLSTRFKKTHFLSEGVSAKAGESQEGEKKDQASNTARENRLQLRRLSPAKGFAPTNRKVRPVERPERLIGLDPQGRALKEVWVGGKKHLVID
- a CDS encoding photosystem II q(b) protein yields the protein MTTTIQQRSGANGWQQFCEWVTSTNNRLYVGWFGVLMIPTLLAATTCFIVAFIAAPPVDIDGIREPVAGSLIYGNNIISGAVVPSSNAIGLHFYPIWEAASLDEWLYNGGPYQLVVFHFLIGIFCYMGREWELSYRLGMRPWICVAYSAPVAAASAVFLVYPFGQGSFSDGMPLGISGTFNFMLVFQAEHSILMHPFHMMGVAGVFGGSLFSAMHGSLVTSSLVRETTETESQNYGYKFGQEEETYNIVAAHGYFGRLIFQYASFNNSRSLHFFLAAWPVVGIWFTALGVSTMAFNLNGFNFNQSILDGQGRVLNTWADVLNRANLGMEVMHERNAHNFPLDLAAAESTPVALQAPAIG